The Streptomyces bacillaris sequence CGCGCACCGGCCGCTGCCACATGGGCTGGAGACCGAAGCGGTACGTGGGCAGCGGCGGCTCCTCGACCACCTCGCGGCCCTCCTTCTCGGCCAGCCGGGCCCGCTCGGCGGCGGCCGCCGCCTTCTCGGCGGCCTGGGCCTCCGACTCCGGGGCCTCCCCGTGGCGGACCAGCTCCTTGGCGAACGCCCCGTCGACCAGGACGGCGTCCTTCGGGGCTATGGAGGTGAGGCGGCTGGCCAGGTTCACCGTGGTGCCGAAGACATCGCCCATGCGCGTGGTGACCGTGCCGAAGGCGATCCCGACGCGGAGGGCGGGCATCGTCTCGTCCTGGGACATCGCCTCGATCAGCCGGAGCGCTATCTCGGCGGCCGTGCCCGCGTCGTCGGCGGCGAAGAGGACCTCGTCCCCGAGGGTCTTGATCAGCCGGCCGCCGTGGGCGGCGACCAGGTCGGCGGCGGTGGTCTCGAAGGACTCGACCAGCTCGCCCAGCTCCTCCTCCTCCAGCCGCCGGGTCAGCCGGGTGAAGCCGACGAGGTCCGCGAAGCCGACGGCCAGGCGCCGGTCGACCATCTCGTCGTCGTCCGCCGCCTGCACGACCCGCCCGGTGGCGGCGGCCAGCTGGCGCCGCCACACGTAGACGAGGAACTCCTGCAGCTCCGGCAGCAACAGCTCGACCAGCGGATACGTGACTTCCGTACGGGTCATCCCCGGCTCGGGCGGCTCGGTGAGCCCCTCCAGGAACGAGTCGATCTGCCACTCCGCCAGCCGGGCGGTGGTCTGCCCGGTCGAGCGGGCGACCTGGATCGCCATCGGCTCGCTCAGCAGCCCGGCCTCCACCAGACCGGCGAGCCGCCGCAGGGCCAGCACGTCGGCCTCGGTGAGCGCCTTGGCCTGGCCGATGTCCGCGAAGCCCATGGCCCGCCAGAAACGGGAGGCCAGGTCCATGGAGACCCCGGCGGTGCGGGCGGCCTGGAAGGGGGTGTAGCGGCGGTCCGCCCCGAGGATCAGGGCTTCGAGGCGGATCGCGAGGGGGTCGTCGGTCGGTTCGGCCGTGTGGTCGACCTCGTGATGCGGGGTGGCATGGACCGAGGAGTCCGACGGGGGCTCCTCACCCGCGCCGGACGTGGTGTCGCCGACGGTCACCAGCCGCCTCCTGCCCGTTCCCTGCGCACTGCCTGCCGATCTGTCGTCGATCTGTCGTCGATCGCCTCGACAACGATCTGTCGCCGGATCGCCTCAACAATACGGCAGATGTGCCCTAGCTCACGTCCTAGGTTGCCCGATACGGGTGCGTCGCGCGTGACATCCACCGGATAAGCGCTATGTGCCTCTTGCTCCAGGCCGCCCGCGTTCTCCGGACCACCCGCGCCGGGAAGCGGGGCAGGCCTTACGTCAGGCCGCCCTCCGTGCCCCGCAGATGCACGATGTCGCCCGCCGAGACCGGCTTCTGGAGTCCGTCCTCGGTGGAGAGCACCAGCCGCCCGTCGCCGTCGATCGCGACGGCCTCCCCGACCAGGGAGTCCCCGCCCGGCAGCTCGGCCCGCACGGTCCGGTCGAGGGTCGCGCACCCGGCCGCGTACGCCGCCTGGACCCCGCTCGCCGCCGCGTCGCCGTCCGCCGCCTTCCACTCCCCGTACCAGTGCTCCAGCGACCGCAGCACCGCCCTCAGCAGCGTCTCCCGGTCGGTGGAGACGGCCCCGGCGAGGGCCAGCGAACCGGCGGTGGGGGCGGGCAGTTCGTCCGCGCGCAGCGAGACGTTGATGCCGAGGCCGACGACGATGCCGTCCCCGGCGAACTCCCCGAGGATGCCGCCCGCCTTGCGCTCGACGCTCTCCACATTCACCAGCAGGTCGTTGGGCCACTTGAGTGCCGTGTCGACGCCCGCCGCCTTGGCGAGGCCGGTCGCGGCGGCCACCCCGGCGAGCAGCGGCACCCACCCCCACCGCTCCACGGGCACGGCGTCGCCGGGCTCCAGGTAGACCGAGAAGAACAGCCCGGAGCGGGGCGGCGCGGTCCAGCTCCGCTCCAGCCGCCCGCGCCCGGCGGTCTGCTCCTCCGCGACCAGGACCGTGCCCTCGGCCAGCTCGCCGGAGCGGGCGCGCTCCGCGAGGTCGGAGTTGGTCGAGCCGGTGGTCTCCACGACCTCCAGCTCGCTCCAGAGACCGTCCGGCCGCAGCAGCCCGCGGCGCAGTGCGGTCCCGTTCAGGGGCGGCCGGTCCAGGTCCGACCAGCGGTTGTGTGGCGCATCCGGTGGTGTCATGCAAGCCACCCTAGGTGTGGCAAAGGACGCACTGCCTTTCCGGAGAGGCGCCGATACCCTACGAGTCAGTAGCCGGAGAGTTACGTAGCAGAGTTCCGCGACCACAGGTTACGAGCCAGTAGCCACAGAGCCGGACAGGCGACCGGTCCGTCCCCCCGTGACCGCCACCGATCGCCGTCCCCGTGATCAGGCAGGGAGCCGCCCCCCGATGTCCGAGCCGCAGAGCGACATCCACACCACCGCGGGCAAGCTCGCGGACCTGAGGCGCCGCATTGACGAAGCGACGCACGCGGGTTCGGCCCGCGCGGTCGAGAAGCAGCACGCCAAGGGCAAGCTGACGGCCCGTGAGCGGGTCGAGCTGCTGCTCGACGAGGGCTCCTTCGTGGAGCTCGACGAGTTCGCCCGGCACCGCTCCACCAACTTCGGCATCGAGAAGAACCGCCCGTACGGCGACGGTGTCGTCACCGGGTACGGCACGGTCGACGGCCGCCCGGTCTGTGTGTACTCGCAGGACTTCACCATCTTCGGCGGGTCGCTGGGCGAGGTCTACGGCGAGAAGATCGTCAAGGTCATGGACTTCGCGCTGAAGACCGGCTGTCCGATCATCGGCATCAACGACGGCGGCGGCGCGCGCATCCAGGAGGGTGTCGTGGCCCTCGGCCTCTTCGCGGAGATCTTCCGCCGCAACGTGCACGCCTCCGGGGTGATCCCGCAGATCTCGCTGATCGTCGGCCCGTGTGCGGGCGGTGCGGTCTACTCCCCCGCGATCACCGACTTCACGGTGATGGTCGACCAGACCTCGCACATGTTCATCACCGGCCCCGACGTCATCAAGACGGTCACCGGTGAGGACGTCGGCTTCGAGGAGCTGGGCGGAGCCCGTACGCACAACACCACCTCCGGGGTGGCGCACCACATGGCGGGCGACGAGAAGGACGCCATCGAGTACGTCAAGTCCCTGCTCTCCTACCTCCCTTCGAACAACCTCTCCGAGGCCCCGGCCTTCCCGGAGGAGGCGGACCTCGCGGTCACCGACGAGGACCGGGAGCTGGACACGCTCATCCCGGACTCCGCGAACCAGCCGTACGACATGCACACCGCGATCGAGCACGTGCTGGACGACGCCGAATTCCTGGAGACCCAGGCCCTGTTCGCGCCGAACATCATCACCGGCTTCGGGCGGGTGGAGGGGCACCCGGTCGGGATCGTCGCCAACCAGCCGATGCAGTTCGCCGGTTGCCTGGACATCAACGCCAGCGAGAAGGCGGCCCGCTTCGTCCGCACCTGCGACGCGTTCAACGTCCCCGTCATCACCTTCGTGGACGTGCCGGGCTTCCTGCCGGGCGTGGACCAGGAGTACGGCGGCATCATCCGGCGCGGCGCCAAGCTGATCTACGCCTACGCGGAGGCCACGGTCCCGCTGATCACCGTGATCACCCGCAAGGCGTTCGGCGGGGCGTACGACGTGATGGGCTCCAAGCACCTGGGTGCCGACCTCAACCTCGCCTGGCCGACCGCGCAGGTCGCCGTCATGGGGGCGCAGGGCGCGGTGAACATCCTGCACCGGCGCACCATCGCGGCCGCGGAGGACCCGGAAGCGACCCGCGCCGAGCTGATGGCGGACTACGAGGACACGCTGCTCAACCCGTACGTGGCGGCCGAGCGCGGCTACGTCGACGCGGTGATCATGCCGTCCGACACCCGGGCCCACATCGTCAAGGGCCTGCGTCAGCTCCGTACGAAGCGGGAATCCCTGCCTCCGAAGAAGCACGGCAACATCCCGCTGTAGCCGCCTGCCCTGCCACAGAGAGGTCTGCCCATGATCAGGGTCGTACGGGGCAACCCGACCCCGGAGGAGCTGGCCGCCGCCCTCGCGGTGGTCCAGGCCCGCGCCGCGGCGAGCGCCGCCGTCTCGTCCGGTGCGCCGAACCCGCCCGAGCAGTGGTCCGACCCGGGCCGCATCGCCCGCACCGGCCGCCTGCAGCCGGGCCCCCGGGCCTGGGCCCGGACGTACTGGCCGGCCTGAACCGGACCGGGGGCGCCGGGGCGCTTGAGTACCCGTACTCAGGCGTTTCGGCGCCCCGCGCAGCAGGATCGGAACCATGCTGTGGTCCGACCCCGAGAACAAGCCGCCGAAGGAACTGCGCGACGCCCAGGACATGATGCGCCGCGCGGGATTCGTGCTCGCGCTGGCGATGCTGGTGGCGATGTTCGTGCTCGGCTCCCGCTGAGACCGGCAGGGTTGACGGCGCACGGGCCCGGCAGGGTTGACGGGACACCGGGACCGGCGGGTTCACAGGGCAAGCAGGAGTACGGCCCCGGGGACCATGACCTACGGGGCAGGGGGTACGGCCCCGGGCCGACGGGACCCGGCCATGAGCGCCGGGGGCTCCTTCTACGATGGCCGGTATGACTGATCAGCGCCGTCTCGTGCTCGCCTCCGCCTCCCCCGCCCGTCTCGGCCTGCTCCGCCAGGCGGGTTTCGCCCCCGAGGTGATCGTCAGCGGGGTCGACGAGGACGCCCTGAGCGCCCCGACCCCCGGTGAACTGGCCCTGGTCCTCGCCCGGGCCAAGGCGGCCGCGGTCGCGGAGCGCCCGGAGGCGGCCGGGGCCCTGGTCATCGGCTGCGACTCGGTCCTGGAGCTGGACGGCGAGACGCTCGGCAAGCCGGCCGACGCCGAGGAGGCCACCGCCCGCTGGAAGGCGATGCGCGGCCGGTCCGGCATCCTGCAGACCGGCCACAGCGTGATCGACACCGCCTCGGGGCGTACGGCCTCGGCGACGGCGTCCACCGTCGTACGGTTCGGGGAGCCGAGCGACGCCGAGGTCGCCGCGTACGTGGCGTCCGGCGAACCGCTGCACGTGGCGGGGGCGTTCACGCTGGACGGCCGCTCGGCGCCGTTCGTCGACTCCATCGAGGGCGACCACGGAAACGTGATCGGCCTCTCGCTGCCGCTGCTGCGCCGCCTGCTGGGCGAACTGGACATCTCGGTAACGGAGTTGTGGGCCTGAGGCCGTTCGCGCCACGGCTCCCCGGTGGCTCAGGCGGCCGCCGGGGCGGCCTTCCCGTCACCCGTACGGTCATCGCCGCCGGGCTCGGGGCCGTACGCCAGAAGGGTGAAGACGAGCAGGGCCAGCACCACCATCATGAAGGCGAAGGCGCCCCACCCCACCAGCCCCACGGTCACCGCGCCGAGCACCCCGTGCACCACCGCGCAGCCGATCAGCGCGATCCGCCCGAACCGCCCCGGAGCCCGGTCCCGGACCCCGGCCAGCAGCGGTATCAGCCCGCACCCGATGAGCAGCAGCGCGGAGACCCCGCCCAGCACCCAGGTCCCGGTGGTCATGGCCTTCGGGTCCATCCCCGCCAGCGACATGTTCTGGTTCTCGGTGACCGTGGCGAGGACGGCGTTGACGGCGAAGATGCCCACGGCCTCCCCGAACAGGACGAACGCGGTCACGATCGCCACCGCTCTGTTCAGCACGGCGCCTCCCCTGGTTGCCTGCCCTGCCACCGGCCCTGTTACCTGCGGTATGTGCGTGTCGCGGACCTTACTCACCGGTATCCGCCCGGACAAGGGGTCGGACCGGACCGCACGCCGGGCAAAGAATCCTCCGGGCGTTCGTAGGGACCCCACAAAGAAACGCCGTGAGGCGTTGACCTCACAGACAGAGACCTGCACCACACCTGGTGGTTACTGTGCGGTGGTAGAACCCGGCGTACCGTGGTGCCACAAGGGATTTCACTGCTGGGCCAAGCCTCGGATCACACTCCGTGTGGGCAAGCTCACCATTGGGGACGGGTCGTAGCGCCGTGTCGGTAGTCCCTAAACTCAGCTTGTTTCCAGGAGGGAGTCATCGTGCGCAAGGTGCTCATCGCCAACCGTGGCGAAATCGCTGTCCGCGTTGCTCGGGCGTGCCGGGATGCGGGGATCGCGAGCGTGGCGGTCTACGCCGATCCGGACCGGGACGCGTTGCACGTCCGGGCCGCCGACGAGGCGTTCGCTCTGGGCGGTGACACCCCGGCCGCCAGCTATCTGGACATGGCCAAGGTGCTCCAGGCCGCCGCGGACTCCGGCGCGGACGCCATCCACCCGGGTTACGGGTTCCTGTCGGAGAACGCCGAGTTCGCGCAGGCCGTGTTGGATGCCGGGCTGACGTGGATCGGCCCGCCGCCGCAGGCCATCCGGGACCTGGGTGACAAGGTCGCCGCCCGGCACATCGCGCAGCGCGCCGGTGCCCCGCTGGTGGCCGGTACCCCGGACCCGGTCTCGGGTTCGGCGGAGGTCGTGGCGTTCGCCGAGGAGCACGGGCTGCCGATCGCGATCAAGGCCGCCTTCGGTGGTGGCGGGCGCGGGCTGAAGGTGGCCCGCACACTGGAGGAGATCCCGGAGCTGTACGACTCCGCCGTGCGCGAGGCGGTGGCCGCGTTCGGGCGCGGCGAGTGCTTCGTGGAGCGGTACCTGGACAAGCCCCGGCATGTGGAGACGCAGTGCCTGGCCGACACCCACGGCAACGTGGTCGTCGTCTCGACCCGTGACTGCTCCCTCCAGCGCCGCCACCAGAAGCTGGTGGAGGAGGCCCCGGCCCCCTTCCTCTCCCAGGCGCAGAACGAGGAGCTGTACGCGGCCTCCAAGGCGATCCTGAAGGAGGCCGGCTACGTCGGCGCCGGCACGGTCGAGTTCCTGGTCGGCCTCGACGGCACGATCTCCTTCCTGGAGGTCAACACCCGCCTCCAGGTCGAGCACCCCGTCACCGAAGAGGTCACGGGCATCGACCTCGTACGCGAGATGTTCCGCATCGCCGACGGCGAGGAACTGGGCTACGGCGACCCGGCCGTGCGCGGGCACTCCTTCGAGTTCCGCATCAACGGCGAGGACCCGGGCCGCAACTTCCTGCCCGCCCCCGGCACCGTGACGACGTTCGCCCCGCCGACCGGCCCGGGTGTCCGCCTGGACGCGGGCGTCGAGTCGGGTTCGGTGATCGGCCCGGCCTGGGACTCGCTGCTCGCGAAACTGATCGTGACGGGCGCCACGCGTGAGCAGGCCCTCCAGCGCGCCGCGCGTGCGCTGGCGGAGTTCCAGGTGGAGGGCATGGCCACCGCCATCCCCTTCCACCGGGCCGTCGTCACCGACCCCGCCTTCACCGCGGACCCGTTCACCGTCCACACCCGGTGGATCGAGACGGAGTTCGTCAACGAGATCAAGCCGTTCGCCGCGCCCGCGGGCGCGGACGAGGAGGACGAGGCCGGCCGGGAGACCGTCGTCGTCGAGGTCGGCGGCAAGCGCCTGGAGGTCTCGCTGCCCTCCTCGCTGGGCATGTCCCTGGCCCGTACGGGCCTCGCGGCCGGCGCGAAGCCGAAGCGCCGCGCAGCGAAGAAGGCCGGCTCCGCCGCCTCCGGCGACTCCCTCGCCTCCCCGATGCAGGGCACGATCGTCAAGGTCGCGGTCGAGGAGGGCCAGGAGGTCAAGGAGGGCGACCTCGTCGTCGTCCTGGAGGCCATGAAGATGGAGCAGCCGCTGAACGCGCACCGCTCCGGCACGATCAAGGGCCTCACGGCCGAGGTGGGCGGTTCCGTCTCCTCCGGCGCCCTGATCTGCGAGATCAAGGACTGACGGCTCGGAGCCCGTACAGAGTTGCGCTCAGGGGCCCGGACCACGTCACCAGGACGCGGTCCGGGCCCCTCCGCGTGCATCAGCACCCCTCCCCGCCTACGCGTGCCGGGCCCCTCCGCGCGCAGTGGCATCCTGGACCCCACGAGAGGTGCTCGGACCGAGGGAGGGCGGGAGCCATGGCAGGGCCGATCTCGATGGAGACGGGCACGGCACGGCCACCGGAGCGGCCGATGCGCGCGGACGCCCGCCGGAACCACGAACGGCTGGTCGGTGTGGCGCGTACGGCCTTCGCCGAGCACGGTACGGATGCCTCGCTGGAGGACATCGCCCGCCGGGCGGGCCTGGGCATCGGCACCCTCTACCGCCACTTCCCCAACCGCCACGCCCTGATGAACGCGGTTTTCCAGGACGCCCTGTGCTCCCTCCTGGACCGCTCCCGGGAGTTGGCGGGCGCGGAGGCCCCGTGCCGGGCGCTGGTGGACTGGCTGGGGGCGATCGTCACTCATGCGGGTGAGTACCGGGGCCTGGCCCGCGCCCTCATGTCGGCCTCGCAGGACGAGACTTCGGCGCTCACCCAGTGCCATCTGCCCTTGCGGGAGGCGGGGGCGGGGCTGTTGCGGCGGGCGCAGGAGAGCGGGTCGGTGCGGGCGGACGTCTCGATCGACGACCTGCTCCAGCTGACGAACGCCATCGCCCTGGCCGCCGAACAGTCCCCGGACGATCCGGAGCTGGCGGAGCGGTTGCTGCGGCTGACGTTGCGGGGGCTGAAGTAGGGGGCGGTGGACCAGGGTGCGGTGGGCGGGTGCCTGCGGGCCGGGGCCGCTGCGCGGAGCCTCTCCCCGCTCCGCCCCCTTCCCGAATCCGGGGCTCCGCCCCGGACCCCTCTGTCCTCAATCGCCGGACGGCTGAGGTTTCGGGGCTCCGCCCCGGACCCCGCTCCTCGAACGCCGGAGGGGGCTGGGTGTTGCGGGGCCTACCGCCTGCGCAGGTCCGCCACCCGGGCCCGCTCGCCCGTCGGCGGCGGCTGGTCGGACAGCGACGACGCGCTGCGCAACTGCGGGCCCAGGCCACCGTTCCGACCCGTCGTCGTCCGCCGCTGGCCCGGGAGGGGCATGTCGCGGCGGGGACGGCGGTCGCCGGACGGGCCGTCGGCCGTGTCGACGTCGGGGCCCGCCACGGTGACCTCCACGCCCTGGTCGGCCAGGGCCTGGAGTTCGGCGGCGGCACGTTCGTCGTGGACCGGGGGTTCGTCCGTGACGAGGCGGGTGATCAGCTCCGTGGGCACCGTCTGGAACATGGTGTCGGAGCCGAGCTTGGTGTGGTCGGCCAGGACCACCACCTCCGCCGCGGCCTGCACCAGGGCCCGGTCGACGCTGGACGAGAGCATGTTGGAGGTGGAGAGACCGCGCTCCGCCGTGAGGCCGCTCCCCGAGAGGAAGGCCCGGGAGACCCGCAGCCCCTGGAGGGACTGCTCGGCCCCGCTGCCCACCAGCGCGTAGTTGCTCCCGCGCAGGGTGCCGCCGGTCATGACGACCTCCACCCGGTTGGCATGAGCCAGCGCCTGGGCGACCAGCAGCGAGTTGGTGACGACGGTCAGCCCGGGGACCCGGGCGAGCCGGCGGGCCAGCTCCTGTGTGGTCGTACCGGCGCCGACCACGATGGCCTCGCCCTCACCGACCAGAGAGGCGGCCAGGTCGGCGATGGCCGTCTTCTCCGCGGTGGCGAGATGGGATTTCTGCGGAAAGCCGGACTCCCGCGTGAAACCGCCCGGCAAGACCGCACCACCGTGCCGGCGGTCGAGGAGTCCTTCTGCCTCCAGTGCCCGCACGTCCCGCCGTACGGTCACTTCGGAGGTCTGGACGACGCGGGCGAGCTCACGGAGCGATACCGCCCCGTTGGCGCGCACCATTTCGAGGATCAACTGACGACGTTCTGCAGCGAACACGAAACTGACAGTAACCTGGCCGTCGTTGAGTTCTCAGCAGTTTGCGCCGAATAACAGAAGTTGTACATCCGGCAGCCACCGAAGTGGTATAGGGACTTTCGTTGTTGTCCGGGTGTGATCGCCGAGCGGTCACCACCCCCGCCCGGCCTGCCGGGGGTTGCCGGGGAATGTCGGGATTCCCCGGCAACCGGAAGGTTCCGGCGGGGACTTCGAGAGCCTCCGCCAGGCCCGTACAGAGGCCTGTGTGCGGTCGTGACCCGGCGTCAGCCCTCGTCCGTGAGCTTGCGGGTGTGCAGTTGACGGGCCACTTCTGCGATCGATCCGGACAGCGACGGGTACACGGTGAACGCGTTTGCGATCTGTTCCACGGTCAGGTTGTTGTCGACCGCGAGCGAGATCGGATGGATCAGTTCGCTGGCGCGCGGCGCGACGACACAGCCGCCGACCACGATCCCCGTACCGGGACGGCAGAAGATCTTGACGAAGCCGTCGCGGATGCCCTGCATCTTGGCGCGCGGGTTGCGCAGCAGCGGCAGCTTGACCACCCGGGCGTCGATCCGGCCCGCGTCCACGTCGGCCTGGCTGTAGCCGACGGTGGCGATCTCCGGGTCGGTGAAGACGTTGGCGGAGACCGTCTTGAGGTTGAGCGGGGTCACCGCGTCACCGAGGAAGTGGTACATCGCGATCCGGCCCTGCATCGCGGCGACCGAGGCCAGCGCGAAGATCCCGGTGACGTCACCGGCCGCGTAGACGCCGGGGGCGCTGGTGCGCGAGACCCGGTCGGTCAGGACGTGGCCGGACTCCTTCAGCCGTACGCCGGCCTCCTCCAGGCCCATCCCCGCGGTGTTGGGGATCGCGCCGACCGCCATCAGACAGTGCGAGCCGGTGATGACCCGGCCGTCGGCGAGGGTGACCTCGACCCGGTCACCGACGCGCTTGGCCGACTGGGCGCGGGAGCGGGCCATCACGTTCATGCCGCGGCGCCGGAAGACGTCCTCCAGCACGGCGGCGGCGTCCGGGTCCTCGCCCGGCAGCACCCGGTCGCGGGAGGAGACGAGTGTGACGCGGGAGCCGAGCGCCTGGTAGGCCCCGGCGAACTCGGCGCCGGTGACACCGGAGCCGACCACGATCAGCTCCTCGGGCAGCTCGTCGAGGTCGTAGACCTGGGTCCAGTTGAGGATGCGCTCGCCGTCCGGCTGGGCGTCCGGGATCTCGCGCGGGTGGCCGCCGGTCGCTATCAGGACCGCGTCGGCGGTGAGCCGCTCCTCGGTG is a genomic window containing:
- a CDS encoding acyl-CoA carboxylase subunit beta; its protein translation is MSEPQSDIHTTAGKLADLRRRIDEATHAGSARAVEKQHAKGKLTARERVELLLDEGSFVELDEFARHRSTNFGIEKNRPYGDGVVTGYGTVDGRPVCVYSQDFTIFGGSLGEVYGEKIVKVMDFALKTGCPIIGINDGGGARIQEGVVALGLFAEIFRRNVHASGVIPQISLIVGPCAGGAVYSPAITDFTVMVDQTSHMFITGPDVIKTVTGEDVGFEELGGARTHNTTSGVAHHMAGDEKDAIEYVKSLLSYLPSNNLSEAPAFPEEADLAVTDEDRELDTLIPDSANQPYDMHTAIEHVLDDAEFLETQALFAPNIITGFGRVEGHPVGIVANQPMQFAGCLDINASEKAARFVRTCDAFNVPVITFVDVPGFLPGVDQEYGGIIRRGAKLIYAYAEATVPLITVITRKAFGGAYDVMGSKHLGADLNLAWPTAQVAVMGAQGAVNILHRRTIAAAEDPEATRAELMADYEDTLLNPYVAAERGYVDAVIMPSDTRAHIVKGLRQLRTKRESLPPKKHGNIPL
- a CDS encoding NAD(P)H-quinone dehydrogenase, translated to MTRIVIIGGGPGGYEAALVGAQLGAEVTVVDCDGLGGASVLTDCVPSKTLIATAEVMTTFDSSYEELGIIVADDTPHMEQAARVVGVDLGKVNRRVKRLALAQSHDITASVTRAGARVMRGRGRLDGLQAADGSREVVVTAADGTEERLTADAVLIATGGHPREIPDAQPDGERILNWTQVYDLDELPEELIVVGSGVTGAEFAGAYQALGSRVTLVSSRDRVLPGEDPDAAAVLEDVFRRRGMNVMARSRAQSAKRVGDRVEVTLADGRVITGSHCLMAVGAIPNTAGMGLEEAGVRLKESGHVLTDRVSRTSAPGVYAAGDVTGIFALASVAAMQGRIAMYHFLGDAVTPLNLKTVSANVFTDPEIATVGYSQADVDAGRIDARVVKLPLLRNPRAKMQGIRDGFVKIFCRPGTGIVVGGCVVAPRASELIHPISLAVDNNLTVEQIANAFTVYPSLSGSIAEVARQLHTRKLTDEG
- a CDS encoding adenylate/guanylate cyclase domain-containing protein, encoding MTVGDTTSGAGEEPPSDSSVHATPHHEVDHTAEPTDDPLAIRLEALILGADRRYTPFQAARTAGVSMDLASRFWRAMGFADIGQAKALTEADVLALRRLAGLVEAGLLSEPMAIQVARSTGQTTARLAEWQIDSFLEGLTEPPEPGMTRTEVTYPLVELLLPELQEFLVYVWRRQLAAATGRVVQAADDDEMVDRRLAVGFADLVGFTRLTRRLEEEELGELVESFETTAADLVAAHGGRLIKTLGDEVLFAADDAGTAAEIALRLIEAMSQDETMPALRVGIAFGTVTTRMGDVFGTTVNLASRLTSIAPKDAVLVDGAFAKELVRHGEAPESEAQAAEKAAAAAERARLAEKEGREVVEEPPLPTYRFGLQPMWQRPVRGLGVVEPWLLARRGKTGS
- the mmpB gene encoding morphogenic membrane protein MmpB → MLWSDPENKPPKELRDAQDMMRRAGFVLALAMLVAMFVLGSR
- a CDS encoding TetR/AcrR family transcriptional regulator; protein product: MRADARRNHERLVGVARTAFAEHGTDASLEDIARRAGLGIGTLYRHFPNRHALMNAVFQDALCSLLDRSRELAGAEAPCRALVDWLGAIVTHAGEYRGLARALMSASQDETSALTQCHLPLREAGAGLLRRAQESGSVRADVSIDDLLQLTNAIALAAEQSPDDPELAERLLRLTLRGLK
- a CDS encoding acetyl/propionyl/methylcrotonyl-CoA carboxylase subunit alpha; the encoded protein is MRKVLIANRGEIAVRVARACRDAGIASVAVYADPDRDALHVRAADEAFALGGDTPAASYLDMAKVLQAAADSGADAIHPGYGFLSENAEFAQAVLDAGLTWIGPPPQAIRDLGDKVAARHIAQRAGAPLVAGTPDPVSGSAEVVAFAEEHGLPIAIKAAFGGGGRGLKVARTLEEIPELYDSAVREAVAAFGRGECFVERYLDKPRHVETQCLADTHGNVVVVSTRDCSLQRRHQKLVEEAPAPFLSQAQNEELYAASKAILKEAGYVGAGTVEFLVGLDGTISFLEVNTRLQVEHPVTEEVTGIDLVREMFRIADGEELGYGDPAVRGHSFEFRINGEDPGRNFLPAPGTVTTFAPPTGPGVRLDAGVESGSVIGPAWDSLLAKLIVTGATREQALQRAARALAEFQVEGMATAIPFHRAVVTDPAFTADPFTVHTRWIETEFVNEIKPFAAPAGADEEDEAGRETVVVEVGGKRLEVSLPSSLGMSLARTGLAAGAKPKRRAAKKAGSAASGDSLASPMQGTIVKVAVEEGQEVKEGDLVVVLEAMKMEQPLNAHRSGTIKGLTAEVGGSVSSGALICEIKD
- a CDS encoding biotin--[acetyl-CoA-carboxylase] ligase; its protein translation is MTPPDAPHNRWSDLDRPPLNGTALRRGLLRPDGLWSELEVVETTGSTNSDLAERARSGELAEGTVLVAEEQTAGRGRLERSWTAPPRSGLFFSVYLEPGDAVPVERWGWVPLLAGVAAATGLAKAAGVDTALKWPNDLLVNVESVERKAGGILGEFAGDGIVVGLGINVSLRADELPAPTAGSLALAGAVSTDRETLLRAVLRSLEHWYGEWKAADGDAAASGVQAAYAAGCATLDRTVRAELPGGDSLVGEAVAIDGDGRLVLSTEDGLQKPVSAGDIVHLRGTEGGLT
- a CDS encoding acyl-CoA carboxylase epsilon subunit, yielding MIRVVRGNPTPEELAAALAVVQARAAASAAVSSGAPNPPEQWSDPGRIARTGRLQPGPRAWARTYWPA
- a CDS encoding nucleoside triphosphate pyrophosphatase, whose product is MAGMTDQRRLVLASASPARLGLLRQAGFAPEVIVSGVDEDALSAPTPGELALVLARAKAAAVAERPEAAGALVIGCDSVLELDGETLGKPADAEEATARWKAMRGRSGILQTGHSVIDTASGRTASATASTVVRFGEPSDAEVAAYVASGEPLHVAGAFTLDGRSAPFVDSIEGDHGNVIGLSLPLLRRLLGELDISVTELWA
- a CDS encoding DeoR/GlpR family DNA-binding transcription regulator, producing MFAAERRQLILEMVRANGAVSLRELARVVQTSEVTVRRDVRALEAEGLLDRRHGGAVLPGGFTRESGFPQKSHLATAEKTAIADLAASLVGEGEAIVVGAGTTTQELARRLARVPGLTVVTNSLLVAQALAHANRVEVVMTGGTLRGSNYALVGSGAEQSLQGLRVSRAFLSGSGLTAERGLSTSNMLSSSVDRALVQAAAEVVVLADHTKLGSDTMFQTVPTELITRLVTDEPPVHDERAAAELQALADQGVEVTVAGPDVDTADGPSGDRRPRRDMPLPGQRRTTTGRNGGLGPQLRSASSLSDQPPPTGERARVADLRRR